Within Chitinivibrionales bacterium, the genomic segment AGGCCTTGCCGAACCCGATGTTGTTCTTGAGGCCCACCCACTTGACTTCCGGGAACTCGCCGGTGATTTTTTTCCGGGAGTCGTCATGCGACGCATTGTCCACAATGATGATTTCCGATTGCTGGTAGAGCTCGGCCTCGCGCAGGGAAAGCAGGGTCCGCTTCAGGAAGTCGGCGACCCTGAAATTGACAATGACCACCGAGATGAGCGCGTCGCGGGGGGGCACCTACACCGTCCTGTTGAACGTGGACATCAGGCGGAGCTTCCAGACGAGGATGAGGGCCTCGCGCACGATTTTCGTGGTCATCTTCGAAACGCCGCGCTTCCGGTCAGTAAATACGATCGGAATTTCCGCGATCCTGAAGCCCCGTTTCCATGTCATGTAGTTCACCTCGACCTGGAAGGAATAGCCCGACGAATCGATCTCGTCGAGCCGGATGGCCTCGAGCACCTTCCTGCGGAAGCACTTGAACCCGGCGGTGCAGTCGCGCACCGGCACGCCCGTGAGAATGCGCGCCACCAGGTTGCCGAAATAGCTGAGGAGCAGCCTGAACATGGGCCAGTTCACCACATTGACGCCCCGTATGTACCGCGAACCGATAACGAGATCGTTGTCCTTGATCGCGTTCAGAAAATCCGGCAGATATTTGGGATCGTGGGAGAAATCAGAATCCATTTCGAATACAAACTCGTACTTCCGCTCAAGCGCCCATGTGAATCCCGCCACATACGCCCTGCCAAGGCCCTCTTTTTTGGGCCGGTCGAGCACGAATATGCCGGGGAGCTTTTCGGCAAGCTCCTTGACAAGCGCGGAAGTTCCGTCGGGTGAATTGTCGTCCACCACGAGGACATGCGCGTCGGGCAGCAGGGCCTTGATCTCGGGGATGATGAGCCCGATGTTTTCCTTTTCGTTGTAGGTGGGTATGATGATGAGAACCTTGTCGTCTTGCATAATTTCCTTTGCGCCGGAGGTCCGGCAATCCTGTCAAAATAACACAGGTAACCGGCGGGGGCAAGAATGGCCTGCTTGCAATGGTTAATTCCAATCACGTAGATTTGATTGCATTAATAATGCGATAAAATATGGGCGTTTCCCCGTTTGTGGGGCGAAAAATTTTTCGCCCACAAACGGGGTCGGCCGTCCTTCCGGTCCACCCCTTCGGGTGCTTCCAAGGGTCGTCGTCCTTCGGCTCGGGCTGCCACGGTCCCTTATATGCCTGACGGCGAAGGCCGGGCAGCACCGCGCTCCTGCGCGGCCTCCAGTCCTGCCTAACGCGGCGTCGCATCATTGTGCATGGAAATTAATCAGTGGCGCCGATCGGACATGGATTACACGATAACACTCAATATGATTAACGCATCCGGTCTTCCAAGGTTTTATGGTCAACTGTCAACAATATCTAATCTAAATTGAAAATGCCTTCAAAAATTCTATTGATCAGCGTCAACCGGTGTACTACACCCTATCCCGTTTTTCCGCTCGGGCTCGCGCATGTCGGCGCCGCGCTCACGCGCGCCGGGCATACGGTCGAAATTGCCGATTGCGCGGTTGACGCTGAGGGAATTGGCAATACAATAAAAATTTTCAATCCGCATTTTATCGGCCTTTCCCTCCGCAACATCGACGACATACGGATCACCAACACGCAGTTTTTCGCCGGCGACCTGGCCGTGCTTGCAAAAGAAATCCGTTCCCTTTCAAAATCGCCGATCATCATCGGCGGAAGCGGGTATGCGCTGTATCCCGAACGGCTTCTCAAGGAATCGGGCGCGGATTTCGGCGTCAAGGGAGAAGCCGAAGAGGCGATAGCACAACTCATCGCCGCGCTTGAGAAAAAAGGCGGCTATGAAAACATCCCCGGACTTGTTTATCGAAACAAGAATGTCATCATCCAAAACGCCGTCAAGCAGTGCGCGGAAGCAAGCGTTGTCCCTCCCCTGCTTCCATCAAACCTGACGAAGTTTTACATTGACAAAAGCTCGATGCTCAACGTGCAGACCCAGCGCGGCTGCGCCCATACCTGTTGCTACTGCACCTATCCCGTCATCGAAGGCACCGCGGTCAGGGATAAAAAACCCGCGGCTGTCGGGGAAGAGCTGGAACAAATAAAAAAAACAGGCGCGCGATATTTTTTCATTGTGGATTCCGTGTTCAACTCCTCGCAGGCGCACGTCACCGGCATCTGCGAAGAAATCATCAAACGCAACCTGAACTTGTCATGGGGATGTTTTCTGCGGCCGCAGGGACTCACCCGGGAACTCACGGACCTCATGGCGGCCGCAGGCCTGTCGCACATCGAGTTCGGCTCGGACAGTTTTTCCGACAGCGTGCTTTCTGCCTATGGAAAGAACTTTTCCTTTGAGGACGTGTTTCGCTCGAGCGAATTCGCCCGTCAAGCCAGAATCCATTACGCCCATTTCCTCATCATCGGCGGACCGGGCGAGACCGAAGATACAATCCGTGAAAGTTATGAAAATTCCAAACGCCTTAAAAAGACCGTTCACTTCCCCTTTACGGGCATGCGCGTGTATCCCGGCACGCCGTTATACCGTCGCGCGCTTGCGGAACATGTCATCACCAAAGACACCGACCTTCTTCCGCCGTTCTTTTATATTTCTCCATATTTGACAAAAGATAAAATCCTCGGCCTGCTCGGCTCCTTCGCAAAGGAATCAAAAAACTGGGTCATCGGCGAGCCGCCCGAAGAAAACACCAAGACCGCTGGGAAGCTGCGCGACAGGGGCGTGACCGGGCCGCTGTGGGAGTTTCTGGCGAGATGATCACGCCGGTTTTGATACCCGGTATTTCCTCACCATTTTTTCAGGATAATACGACGCCTTGGCCCGCCGCAGCGATTCAAGGCCGAGGTCCTGTTCAAAATTGAAGGCGGTATATTTTGCGGGCATGATCTGCGCGAACTGGTGGTACATGTACTGATAGATTCCCCGGTACGCCGTTTTCGCCTTTGCAAAGTGCAGCGCGAACATCTGCTCGTTGAGCTCCTCGCCCACGATGAACCCGGCCGGGTCGTCGCCGACGTAATAGACCCCCCCGCACAGCACCAACTCCTCGTAAAGGGACAGCGCCTCGCTGCACGCCGCAAAGTCGGTGTCCGCACGCGGCTGCCTGCTTTCCCTCTGCCAGGCGTCAAGGACGTTCATCGCGTCCGCAAGACGGTCATCGGTAAGGGG encodes:
- a CDS encoding polyprenol monophosphomannose synthase is translated as MQDDKVLIIIPTYNEKENIGLIIPEIKALLPDAHVLVVDDNSPDGTSALVKELAEKLPGIFVLDRPKKEGLGRAYVAGFTWALERKYEFVFEMDSDFSHDPKYLPDFLNAIKDNDLVIGSRYIRGVNVVNWPMFRLLLSYFGNLVARILTGVPVRDCTAGFKCFRRKVLEAIRLDEIDSSGYSFQVEVNYMTWKRGFRIAEIPIVFTDRKRGVSKMTTKIVREALILVWKLRLMSTFNRTV
- a CDS encoding lipid biosynthesis B12-binding/radical SAM protein → MPSKILLISVNRCTTPYPVFPLGLAHVGAALTRAGHTVEIADCAVDAEGIGNTIKIFNPHFIGLSLRNIDDIRITNTQFFAGDLAVLAKEIRSLSKSPIIIGGSGYALYPERLLKESGADFGVKGEAEEAIAQLIAALEKKGGYENIPGLVYRNKNVIIQNAVKQCAEASVVPPLLPSNLTKFYIDKSSMLNVQTQRGCAHTCCYCTYPVIEGTAVRDKKPAAVGEELEQIKKTGARYFFIVDSVFNSSQAHVTGICEEIIKRNLNLSWGCFLRPQGLTRELTDLMAAAGLSHIEFGSDSFSDSVLSAYGKNFSFEDVFRSSEFARQARIHYAHFLIIGGPGETEDTIRESYENSKRLKKTVHFPFTGMRVYPGTPLYRRALAEHVITKDTDLLPPFFYISPYLTKDKILGLLGSFAKESKNWVIGEPPEENTKTAGKLRDRGVTGPLWEFLAR